Proteins from one Naumovozyma castellii chromosome 3, complete genome genomic window:
- the NCAS0C05250 gene encoding uncharacterized protein (ancestral locus Anc_5.623) encodes MTVKSNILLVYSLLYTLFLWTSPIAAKNVINLTAFRDSNGKLHKRLLPDVQYQTLAKTDMRSPMGKRDAKKLPLDLLDFFSNHGGKTSKKEKRAFMMNPVSLDSQLPLLKEIEIFSSYLRNDVDTYDKLRDPNENLIILAPTNSAIIELSLKPWEFPNDIDALESKGASEMELDNAIDANINKFVRSHIVSYDDNKDDITGSGSIVLLRSLAAPSGIKDVLLKRNADSYYVASVKDEVYHRVNRIINGENGVVLIIDSCLEWPEER; translated from the coding sequence ATGACTGttaaatcaaatatattactAGTTTACTCGTTGTTGTATACCCTCTTTCTTTGGACCTCACCTATAGCAGCTAAAAACGTAATAAACTTAACCGCCTTTAGAGATAGTAATGGTAAGTTACACAAGAGATTACTTCCCGATGTTCAGTACCAAACGTTAGCCAAAACTGATATGCGTTCTCCAATGGGGAAACGAGATGCAAAGAAACTCCCACTTGATCTCCTTGATTTTTTCTCCAACCATGGTGGGAAAACAAGTAAGAAGGAGAAGCGTGCTTTTATGATGAACCCAGTTTCCCTGGATTCCCAACTACCTCTATTAAAGGaaatagaaatattttccagtTATTTAAGGAATGATGTTGATACTTATGACAAATTAAGGGACCCCAACgagaatttgataatattggCCCCCACCAACAGTGCCATTATTGAGTTATCTTTGAAACCCTGGGAATTTCCAAACGACATCGATGCATTGGAATCAAAAGGTGCATCTGAAATGGAATTAGATAATGCTATCGATGCCAACATTAACAAGTTTGTAAGGTCTCATATTGTATCTTATGACGATAACAAGGATGATATTACGGGGAGTGGGTCTATTGTTCTATTAAGAAGTTTGGCTGCTCCCAGTGGCATTAAAGATGTATTGTTGAAGAGAAACGCGGACTCATATTATGTAGCATCTGTGAAGGATGAAGTATATCACAGAGTGAATAGAATCATTAATGGCGAGAATGGTGTCGTGTTAATTATTGATTCTTGCTTAGAATGGCCAGAAGAACGTTAA
- the DIN7 gene encoding exodeoxyribonuclease DIN7 (ancestral locus Anc_5.625) has protein sequence MGVAGLLPHLKTIQKHVTLKKYAGMTLGIDAYSWLHKAACSCAYELAMDKPTEKYLQYFIRKFNLMKKLNIKPYLIFDGDAILVKGEVESSRLNKRKTNKLMGEKLWRIGERKAATEFFQKSVNITTQMAKHIINYCRENSIQYVVAPFEADSQMVYLEKTVQVQGIISEDSDLIVFGSKRLITKLNEFGECIEIASCDFGDLTGKFPFGELSMDQIRMLVCLSGCDYTVGIWKIGLVTAIKLVRQFDNMDDIVNHIKESGKYSLNCNFLQEYKYANYSFQYQRVFDPKENRIVTLNRIPTELKNDRKELGIVGQCIGNVISKKSGIKSIVVNDDDIDHNIHTMIANGDLDPHNWKETLISREEYLHSERSITLNNLTNPLSPISNFLPTNPILHPGLAYLDSSIHHTECVA, from the coding sequence ATGGGAGTTGCTGGATTACTACCGCACTTAAAGACAATACAAAAACATGTCactttaaagaaatatgcAGGGATGACCTTAGGAATAGATGCATATTCATGGTTACACAAGGCTGCCTGTTCTTGTGCATATGAGCTAGCCATGGATAAACCAACTGAAAAATATCtacaatattttattcgaaaatttaatttaatgaagaaattgaatatcaaACCGTATTTGATTTTCGATGGCGATGCAATATTGGTGAAGGGTGAAGTGGAATCTAGCCGATTGAATAAAAGAAAGACTAATAAGTTAATGGGTGAGAAACTTTGGCGAATAGGTGAACGCAAGGCTGCAACAGagttttttcaaaaaagtGTGAATATTACAACGCAAATGGCAAAACATATAATCAACTATTGTCGAGAAAATTCAATCCAATATGTGGTGGCACCTTTTGAAGCAGATTCACAAATGGTATATCTCGAAAAGACAGTACAAGTTCAAGGCATTATATCGGAGGATTCTGATCTTATAGTGTTCGGTAGTAAACGACTGATTACGAAATTAAATGAGTTTGGCGAATGTATTGAAATTGCATCCTGTGATTTTGGTGACTTAACAGGGAAATTTCCCTTTGGTGAGTTGAGTATGGATCAGATAAGAATGTTAGTGTGCCTGTCTGGTTGTGACTACACGGTTGGGATTTGGAAAATCGGTTTGGTCACAGCTATAAAGCTAGTTCGGCAGTTCGACAATATGGATGATATCGTCAACCATATCAAGGAGTCGGGAAAGTATAGTTTGAACTGCAACTTTTTACAGGAATACAAGTACGCCAACTATTCCTTTCAATACCAAAGGGTCTTCGATCCTAAAGAGAATCGAATCGTTACTTTGAATAGAATACCAACTGAACTAAAAAATGACAGAAAGGAATTGGGGATTGTCGGACAATGTATCGGGAATgtgatttcaaaaaaaagtGGAATAAAATCCATTGTAGTGAATGATGACGATATTGACCATAATATCCACACAATGATTGCAAACGGTGATCTAGATCCTCACAACTGGAAAGAAACGTTAATAAGTAGAGAAGAATACTTGCATTCGGAAAGGTCCATTACTCTTAATAACCTCACCAACCCCTTATCACCTATATCCAATTTTCTCCCTACGAACCCGATACTTCATCCAGGTTTGGCATATCTCGACAGTTCTATACACCATACGGAATGTGTCGCATAG
- the NCAS0C05270 gene encoding SDR family oxidoreductase — MSTQTTVFVSGATGFIALHVVDKLLREGYKVIGSARSQEKCDELLQKFNYNPSISTEIVPDISNLAAFDDVFKKHGHEIKIVLHTASPFRFDVNDYGKDLLIPAVNGTKSVLNAIKKYGAQSVERVVVTSSVAAQINIKGANRDDLVLTEESWNDATWENCQTDPMAVYCASKTFAERAAWDFIRENKDQVIFKLSTVLPVYVFGPQLFPEPSKKELNTSSEIINQIVHADKDTELMQLNGGFIDVRDVAKAHLLAFQKDECASQRLSLHGGMFATQDFLDIINEDFSQLRGKIPVGKPGTGKLITSKGYQINNDKTKKLLGFPFIGLRECVDDSVSQILKMEDMTE; from the coding sequence ATGTCTACACAAACTACTGTCTTCGTCTCTGGTGCAACAGGTTTCATTGCCCTTCATGTGGTTGACAAACTGCTAAGAGAAGGCTATAAAGTAATTGGATCAGCCCGTTCTCAAGAGAAATGTGATGAATTGTTACAAAAATTTAACTACAATCCATCAATATCCACGGAAATTGTTCCGGATATCTCCAATTTGGCTGCATTTGATGATGTATTTAAAAAGCATGGCcatgaaataaaaattgttCTTCACACAGCTTCGCCCTTCCGTTTTGATGTCAATGACTATGGGAAAGACCTATTGATTCCTGCTGTCAATGGTACCAAATCTGTTTTGAATGCAATTAAGAAATACGGCGCCCAGTCTGTGGAAAGAGTTGTGGTCACTTCCTCAGTTGCCGCACAGATAAACATCAAAGGTGCTAACCGCGATGATCTTGTTCTTACTGAAGAAAGTTGGAATGACGCCACTTGGGAAAATTGTCAAACTGATCCAATGGCAGTCTATTGTGCTTCTAAGACCTTTGCAGAAAGAGCAGCATGGGATTTTATTAGAGAGAACAAGGATCAGGTAATATTTAAGCTTTCTACTGTTTTACCCGTTTATGTTTTTGGTCCACAGTTATTCCCTGAACCTTCCaaaaaagaattgaatacTTCTTCCgaaattattaatcaaATAGTTCATGCTGATAAGGATACTGAGCTGATGCAATTAAATGGCGGGTTCATCGATGTGCGTGATGTAGCTAAGGCCCATTTATTGGCATTCCAAAAAGATGAATGTGCCTCTCAAAGATTATCTTTGCATGGTGGGATGTTTGCTACCCAGGATTTTTTGgatatcattaatgaagatttcTCACAGTTGAGAGGGAAAATACCCGTGGGAAAACCTGGAACAGGCAAACTTATTACAAGCAAGGGATATCAAATCAATAACGACAAGACGAAGAAGCTATTAGGTTTCCCATTCATTGGCTTGAGAGAATGTGTTGATGATAGTGTCAGccaaatcttgaaaatggaagataTGACTGAATAG
- the AKR1 gene encoding palmitoyltransferase AKR1 (ancestral locus Anc_5.626), giving the protein MSDINTESGESTSLPNSTDPPLSDVNIDVEDDDTAESISSLQPIVSNTTNPPEEPINPVLGQYHQACQKGDLATVKQLLDSGVLDLNTDLTGDITGLHWASINNRLSVVKYLISQGIDVNAKAGDLEATPLHWAARYGYVHIVDCLLNKGADPTMCDMQGFNLLHLAVNSSNVMLVAYVLFFVVAKGIIDIDCQDPKGRTPLLWAAYQGDSLSVMLLLKFGASTKIVDEGGFTPLHWATVKGQPYVLTHLIRDGADFFLKTNDGKDCFTIAQEMNTSHSFKDALSICGFNQDGYPKRKLFKKSDHAKVITFFVPLVALSIIFILFTHLHPLFALLISLIFGLAVNKALKELILPSYSNYGLHSTSLLKSPFLSGTFFGSLLLLTIVWIFKIAPFTIFKSRLLTNFFMFLILMQIYYLFIKLIFSDPGCVPIETDHENVRGTIKELLDTGKFDIKNFCLETWIRKPLRSHFSTLNTHNVARFDHFCPWIYNDIGLKNHKNFMWFILLTEVGIWFFISLTMKYFDILEDTNEDVACFLLGDDELCAGFVYDRFTFLIALWALIQSVWVGFLIVVQVFQTFTGVTNKEFNKYVKEKKNQHAFDPIFFNDTFNTTPEELRNDDDDTAASRTGNNPNHSNGTTIPSEGSRINTRKPRTCFNLCFAITGLDQVRTIVRETLGIGGANEMSRMQLLSSIPTNYGWKRNLADFWLTSDVMAPIWRRLFYSPVESRALLNGVEVDYFKLYDFPEKTYPEPTGPESV; this is encoded by the coding sequence ATGTCAGATATAAATACCGAATCAGGAGAGTCAACGTCTCTCCCCAACTCTACCGACCCTCCACTTAGCGACGTCAATATCGATGTCGAGGATGACGATACTGCTGAGTCCATATCATCGCTTCAACCCATTGTGTCTAATACCACAAATCCTCCTGAAGAACCAATAAACCCAGTGTTAGGTCAATATCATCAGGCATGTCAAAAGGGGGACCTTGCTACTGTAAAGCAACTTCTAGATAGTGGTGTCCTTGACCTTAACACCGATTTAACGGGCGACATCACTGGCTTGCATTGGGCTAGTATTAATAATAGATTATCCGTTGTCAAGTATTTGATATCTCAAGGTATCGATGTGAATGCAAAGGCGGGTGATTTGGAGGCTACTCCATTGCATTGGGCTGCAAGGTACGGATATGTTCATATTGTCGATTGTCTGTTGAATAAGGGTGCTGATCCAACGATGTGCGATATGCAAGGGTTCAATTTACTGCATTTAGCTGTGAATAGTTCAAATGTTATGTTGGTTGCCTATGTGTTATTTTTCGTAGTGGCTAAGGGGATCATCGATATTGATTGCCAAGACCCAAAGGGAAGAACACCCCTTCTCTGGGCTGCCTATCAAGGTGATTCACTTTCTGTGATGCTACTATTGAAGTTCGGTGCAAGCACTAAGATTGTCGATGAAGGAGGATTTACGCCATTGCATTGGGCTACCGTCAAGGGACAACCATATGTTTTAACCCATTTAATACGCGATGGTGCTGATTTCTTCCTCAAGACCAACGACGGAAAGGATTGTTTCACAATTGCACAGGAAATGAACACTTCTCATTCTTTTAAAGATGCACTATCAATCTGTGGCTTCAATCAAGATGGATACCCCAAAAGGAAGTTATTTAAGAAAAGTGACCACGCGAAAGTAATTACTTTCTTTGTTCCCTTGGTAGCACTTTCaattatctttattttatttacacatcttcatccattGTTTGctcttttaatttcattgataTTTGGTTTAGCTGTTAATAAAGCATTAAAGGAACTAATTCTACCGTCATATTCTAATTACGGGCTCCATTCAACAAGCTTATTGAAGTCACCTTTCCTCTCAGGAACCTTTTTTGGTAGTCTGTTATTATTGACAATTGTCTGGATATTTAAAATTGCGCCATTCACCATATTCAAATCCAGATTACTAACTAATTTTTTCATGTTTCTGATTTTGAtgcaaatatattatttattcattaagTTAATATTTTCTGACCCAGGCTGTGTTCCAATTGAAACTGATCACGAAAACGTTAGAGGTACTATAAAGGAGTTACTAGACACTGGTAAATTTGATATCAAGAACTTTTGTCTTGAAACATGGATAAGAAAACCTTTAAGAAGTCATTTCTCCACTCTAAATACTCATAATGTAGCAAGATTTGATCATTTTTGTCCCTGGATTTACAATGATATTGGATTAAAGAATCACAAAAATTTCATGTGGTTTATTCTATTGACAGAAGTAGGCATATGgttctttatttctttaaccatgaaatattttgatatatTGGAAGATACCAATGAAGATGTAGCATGTTTCCTATTAggagatgatgaattatgTGCGGGCTTTGTGTATGATCGTTTCACATTTTTAATTGCTCTCTGGGCTTTGATACAATCAGTGTGGGTTGGTTTCCTCATTGTGGTTCAAGTTTTCCAAACTTTTACGGGAGtaacaaataaagaatttaataaatatgtcaaagaaaaaaagaatcAACATGCGTTTGATCCGATCTTCTTTAATGACACATTCAATACAACGCCAGAAGAATTAAggaatgatgatgacgataCAGCCGCTTCACGAACTGGAAATAACCCCAACCATTCTAATGGAACGACGATACCGTCAGAGGGAAGCAGAATAAATACGAGAAAACCAAGAACCTGCTTCAATTTATGTTTTGCTATAACAGGTTTAGATCAGGTTAGAACCATCGTTAGAGAGACATTGGGCATTGGTGGAGCCAATGAAATGAGCCGTATGCAATTATTATCCTCAATCCCAACAAATTATGGATGGAAAAGGAACTTAGCTGATTTTTGGCTTACAAGTGATGTTATGGCACCAATCTGGAGAAGACTTTTTTACTCACCTGTTGAATCAAGAGCCTTACTAAATGGTGTCGAAGTTGactatttcaaattatatGACTTCCCAGAGAAAACCTATCCTGAGCCAACCGGCCCTGAAAGTGTGTAG
- the PEX10 gene encoding ubiquitin-protein ligase peroxin 10 (ancestral locus Anc_5.628) yields MTDNNDEGKDAGSSSLALPFADAPTIVQAHQKDLQIESILTEKLTTLLTSLKGQLFTNTYPKEISIAVKLLYLTLTTFRGRRTLGEEYVDLIYVDRKGTGLVKRYRKLLFILSYTLGPYLITKVYNKLCAKIYANEEDENRKKISLKQVLSAIVETHLVLFYFKGAYYEISKRLFGLRYSIGHEPSANEAQTREQSTNTYKLLGNIMLLQQTAEVLPICKGWFKSYYSKDEKGTLTNEKQSQGDIQAGILTRIPNESEVNHLNLSDKEIFPFIPEDARKCILCLAYMTDPSCSPCGHIFCWECILDWCKERPECPLCRQECQIQQILPLR; encoded by the coding sequence ATGACTGATAACAACGATGAGGGTAAGGATGCTGGTTCATCGTCATTAGCATTACCGTTTGCTGATGCTCCCACCATTGTTCAGGCACATCAAAAGGATTTACAAATTGAATCTATTTTGACGGAGAAATTGACAACTCTTCTGACATCTTTAAAGGGTCAATTGTTTACAAATACATATCCAAAGGAGATATCTATAGCAGTCAAGCTCTTGTATTTAACTTTGACAACATTTAGGGGCAGGAGAACATTGGGGGAAGAGTACGTGGACCTCATATACGTAGACAGGAAAGGTACTGGTTTGGTGAAGAGGTATAGGAAACTATTGTTCATTTTGTCATACACCTTGGGACCTTATTTAATAACTAAAGTATACAATAAGCTATGTGCTAAGATATATGCtaatgaggaagatgaaaacagaaagaaaatatcgCTTAAACAGGTATTATCTGCAATTGTAGAAACGCATTTGGttctattttatttcaaaggTGCTTATTACGAAATATCTAAAAGATTGTTTGGACTAAGATATTCCATTGGTCATGAGCCATCTGCCAATGAGGCCCAAACTAGAGAGCAGAGTACGAACACCTATAAATTGCTGGGCAATATAATGCTGTTACAACAAACTGCGGAAGTACTTCCAATATGTAAAGGGTGGTTCAAATCATATTATTCGAAAGATGAAAAGGGGACTCTGACGAACGAAAAGCAAAGTCAAGGAGACATACAAGCTGGAATTCTTACAAGGATACCTAATGAGTCTGAAGTTAATCATCTCAATTTGTCCGATAAGGAGATATTTCCATTTATTCCAGAGGATGCAAGAAAATGTATTCTTTGCCTAGCATACATGACAGATCCTAGTTGCTCACCGTGTGGACACATATTTTGCTGGGAATGTATATTGGATTGGTGTAAAGAGAGGCCTGAATGCCCGCTATGTCGGCAAGAATGCCAAATACAGCAAATATTACCTTTaagataa
- the HEL2 gene encoding E3 ubiquitin-protein ligase HEL2 (ancestral locus Anc_5.629) → MTDQQPTPSKALKTADKTQKKSTSKANTKAKNDTAKANKKGKSRISKPIEEIARTTRNLDINSGDDDDDDLCLICASKLVYASLSPCNHTTCHKCSFKQRSLYNKKACLICRTENDKLIFTENINANYTDSNLGHYQFNEKYGIVFTSEEVATATLNLLKYTCSVCPANKDGIEREDFGSYKKYNEHLRSKHNKCLCTICAQNNHIFPSELPVYTQNQLRNHQSKGNSEGFKGHPLCAFCSGQRFYGDDELYVHMRNKHEKCHICDKIDHNSPQYFKDYDQLFDHFKNFHYICTVQTCLDNKFIVFKDELELQAHILKEHGDLIRGKPKLFQSELSTFMSGPSRVVRDRDAMNYDMDSRPSLFSSSPSSSATPLGTDGNDDNSDNDIPELRQLRLEERAKYYLENSQELYDKFIKCNDEYDKGYLTGLGLLDSYKEIFTTPQSNVYLLINNVAKLYPKNSPKFKELNAIYEAQEQKLYLQNGLPSLSGSSASISSATRSWNNSGSVAMNRNIRDLPTLEAKSKSFDPFATTVKKTPALRTMKKTVVKKVSPSPIAYTPLGGSSLSSLSTVPRLPTTNVSNTVRMGSSTNGKNKKLADLNLPQLPTPKPKVYIPPLRKTTIPDPKQWGGGGQNVPSTDNLPSLPIHHSNGSSQSNQQKGKRGKQKQKQLLFHIGI, encoded by the coding sequence ATGACTGACCAACAGCCAACTCCTTCCAAAGCTTTGAAAACAGCAGACAAAACACAGAAAAAATCAACTTCAAAGGCCAACACGAAAGCCAAAAATGATACAGCCAAGGCAAACAAGAAGGGCAAATCAAGAATATCTAAGCCCATTGAAGAGATAGCTCGTACCACAAGGAATCTAGATATTAACAGTGgggatgatgatgatgacgatttGTGTCTTATTTGTGCGAGTAAGCTGGTGTACGCATCTTTATCACCATGTAACCATACCACGTGCCATAAATGTTCCTTTAAACAACGTTCTCTCTACAACAAAAAGGCATGTCTGATTTGTAGAACAGAAAACGACAAACTGATCTTTACGGAAAACATCAACGCCAATTATACTGATAGCAACCTTGGACATTATCAATTTAATGAGAAGTATGGTATCGTATTCACTTCCGAAGAGGTGGCCACTGCTACTTTAAACCTATTGAAATATACATGCTCAGTATGTCCTGCTAACAAAGATGGAATCGAAAGGGAGGATTTTGGCTCTTAtaagaaatataatgaacATCTACGATCCAAGCACAATAAATGCCTATGTACTATTTGCGCCCAAAATAATCATATCTTCCCCTCTGAACTACCAGTATATACTCAAAATCAATTACGGAATCACCAGTCTAAAGGTAATTCTGAAGGCTTCAAAGGCCATCCATTATGTGCCTTTTGCTCAGGGCAAAGATTTTatggtgatgatgagtTATATGTTCACATGAGGAATAAACATGAAAAATGTCATATTTGCGATAAAATTGATCATAATTCTCCTcaatattttaaagattATGACCAATTATTTGatcatttcaaaaatttccaCTATATATGTACTGTTCAAACCTGTCTTGATAACAAATTTATTGTCTTCaaagatgaattggaattacAAGCACATATCTTAAAGGAACATGGTGATTTAATAAGAGGTAAACCAAAGTTATTCCAATCAGAATTGTCAACCTTCATGTCAGGCCCATCTAGGGTAGTTAGAGATAGAGATGCTATGAATTATGATATGGATTCACGTCCAagtttattttcatcatcaccatcatcatctgccACCCCATTGGGTACCGACggtaatgatgataatagCGATAACGATATCCCAGAATTACGACAATTGAGATTGGAAGAAAGAGCTAAATATTACTTAGAAAATTCTCAAGAATtatatgataaatttattaaatgtaatgatgaatatgaCAAAGGATATTTAACCGGTTTAGGACTGCTAGACTCctacaaagaaatatttaccaCTCCTCAATCAAATGTATATCTATTGATCAACAATGTGGCCAAGTTATACCCTAAAAATTCTCCAAagtttaaagaattaaatgCCATCTATGAAGCACAGGAGCAAAAACtatatttacaaaatggATTACCGTCTTTATCAGGATCATCCGCATCAATTAGCTCAGCTACCAGGTCTTGGAATAATTCAGGTAGTGTGGCAATGAATAGAAATATAAGAGATTTACCAACTTTAGAAGcgaaatcaaaatcatttgaTCCTTTTGCCACTACTGTCAAGAAAACTCCAGCACTGAGaacaatgaagaagacGGTGGTAAAAAAAGTGTCGCCTTCCCCAATTGCATACACACCGCTAGGCGGCTCTTCTCTCTCTTCTTTGTCAACTGTGCCCAGATTACCAACCACAAATGTGAGCAACACTGTTAGAATGGGTTCATCAACCAATGggaaaaacaaaaaattggCAGACTTAAACTTGCCTCAGTTACCAACACCTAAACCTAAAGTTTATATCCCTCCACTTAGGAAAACAACAATTCCCGATCCCAAACAATGGGGTGGAGGGGGACAAAATGTGCCTTCCACAGATAATCTCCCATCACTCCCCATCCACCATAGTAACGGCTCTTCTCAATCCAACCAACAAAAGGGcaaaagaggaaaacaGAAGCAAAAACAACTACTCTTCCATATCGGTATTTAG
- the CIA1 gene encoding iron-sulfur cluster assembly protein CIA1 (ancestral locus Anc_5.631): protein MGIKLAKSLKLQNDKLWSLDYSHGLLATGSTDRKIKIINVTNAPRGQVSLMDVLDDTVHKKAIRCVAWRPHSNLLAAGSFDSTVSIWTREDDLEEEEDDDEGEGTTNSLEMDLLAIIEGHENEVKGIAWSHDGALLSSCSRDKSVWIWETDQDGEEYECISVLQEHSQDVKHVVWHPELPLLASSSYDDTIRLWKDYDDDWECAAVLNGHEGTVWCSDFEKGKNGESIRLCSGSDDSTVRVWRYIDDDEDGQQEWICEAILPKVHDRQIYSVSWSTNGLIASTGSDGTLAVYKEVSNGDDEHDWEVIAKQELCHGVYEANIVKWIDINGNMMLATGGDDGCVNLWNWTD from the coding sequence ATGGGCATCAAGCTAGccaaatctttgaaattgcaGAATGATAAACTGTGGTCCCTGGATTACTCCCATGGGCTGCTCGCCACGGGATCCACTGATCGTAAGATTAAGATCATTAACGTCACTAATGCTCCCAGGGGACAAGTATCTTTGATGGATGTGTTGGATGACACGGTTCATAAGAAGGCTATCCGTTGTGTCGCATGGAGGCCTCATTCTAATCTATTGGCTGCTGGTTCTTTCGATTCTACAGTGTCCATTTGGACTAGAGAGGACGATttggaggaagaagaagatgatgatgaaggaGAGGGTACGACAAACTCACTGGAGATGGACTTGTTGGCTATCATTGAAGGTCATGAAAATGAAGTGAAGGGGATTGCCTGGTCGCATGATGGAGCCCTCTTATCCTCTTGTTCGAGAGATAAATCCGTCTGGATTTGGGAAACTGATCAGGATGGTGAAGAGTATGAATGTATTAGTGTTCTGCAAGAACATTCACAAGACGTCAAGCATGTCGTTTGGCATCCAGAGCTGCCATTACTAGCGTCAAGTTCATACGATGATACCATAAGACTTTGGAAGgattatgatgatgattgGGAATGTGCCGCAGTTCTAAACGGTCATGAAGGTACCGTCTGGTGTTCTGATTTCGAGAAGGGCAAAAATGGTGAATCCATAAGATTATGTAGTGGGAGTGATGATTCTACTGTGCGTGTTTGGAGATATattgacgatgatgaagatgggCAACAAGAATGGATCTGCGAGGCCATCCTACCAAAGGTACATGATAGACAGATTTATAGCGTCTCATGGTCCACTAATGGTCTCATCGCAAGCACAGGGTCCGATGGGACCTTGGCTGTCTACAAGGAGGTTTCCAATGGCGATGATGAACATGATTGGGAAGTGATTGCCAAGCAAGAATTGTGTCATGGAGTCTACGAAGCTAATATTGTCAAATGGATCGATATCAATGGCAATATGATGCTAGCGACAGGTGGTGACGATGGTTGTGTGAACCTATGGAACTGGACTGACTAA
- the MSW1 gene encoding tryptophan--tRNA ligase MSW1 (ancestral locus Anc_5.633), with the protein MLARRCIPRSTSATRLSRGLASMNSKGTVQNTDYALQDISQTLPSDATIFSLIQPTGKFHLGNYLGATRIWKQISQSKQPTQTAIFGVADLHAITVPKPDPMEFLQCRREALASILSLGIDPQNAIMMYQSEVPQHTQLHWVLSTFTSMGVLNRMTQWKAKAKSNHMSVKLGLFSYPVLQAADILLYKATHVPVGDDQCQPLELCRSIAQQFNQFYGDENFFPIPRTILAPTKKILSLGDPLKKMSKSDPNKDSNIYVNDAADVIVKKIRKAVTDSVTGPITFDPVNRPGVSNLLNMVSGITQREMSAVEQEVSHLSHLGEFKNYVAEIVVEELRGPRERYEQLMNEPEYLKQVGDQGAERARAIAEVNMRQVYRMMGF; encoded by the coding sequence ATGCTTGCCCGTCGTTGCATTCCAAGATCCACTAGTGCGACACGACTCTCCCGAGGGCTGGCCTCCATGAACAGCAAGGGCACTGTGCAAAACACGGACTACGCCCTACAGGACATCTCCCAGACTCTCCCCTCCGATGCCACCATATTCAGTTTGATCCAACCTACGGGGAAGTTCCATTTGGGCAATTACCTTGGTGCCACGCGAATATGGAAGCAGATTTCTCAAAGTAAGCAACCCACACAGACTGCCATCTTTGGTGTAGCTGATTTGCACGCCATCACAGTCCCCAAACCGGACCCCATGGAGTTCCTCCAATGCCGACGTGAAGCACTCGCTAGCATTCTATCATTGGGGATCGATCCTCAGAACGCCATCATGATGTACCAATCCGAGGTGCCGCAACACACGCAATTGCATTGGGTGCTCTCTACGTTCACGTCCATGGGTGTGCTTAACCGAATGACACAATGGAAGGCGAAGGCCAAATCTAATCACATGAGTGTGAAATTGGGGTTGTTCTCCTACCCTGTGTTGCAAGCGGCAGATATCCTACTGTACAAGGCGACACATGTGCCCGTTGGGGACGACCAATGCCAACCATTGGAACTGTGTCGAAGCATTGCACAACAGTTCAACCAGTTCTATGGTGACGAGAACTTCTTCCCCATCCCGCGGACGATCCTGGCACCAACGAAGAAGATCCTGTCGTTGGGGGAcccattgaagaagatgtcTAAGAGTGACCCGAATAAGGATTCGAATATCTACGTGAACGATGCGGCGGATGTCATTGTCAAGAAGATCAGGAAGGCGGTGACGGATTCTGTGACGGGCCCCATCACGTTCGATCCGGTGAATAGACCTGGTGTCTCCAACCTGTTGAACATGGTGAGTGGGATCACGCAGAGGGAGATGAGTGCTGTGGAACAAGAGGTGAGCCACTTGAGTCACTTGGGTGAGTTCAAGAACTACGTGGCAGAGATCGTCGTGGAGGAGCTGAGAGGGCCGCGTGAACGATACGAGCAGCTGATGAACGAACCGGAGTACTTGAAGCAAGTGGGCGATCAGGGTGCTGAGCGTGCCAGGGCCATTGCAGAGGTGAACATGAGGCAAGTGTATCGGATGATGGGTTTCTGA